The proteins below come from a single Deinococcus humi genomic window:
- a CDS encoding MBL fold metallo-hydrolase: MNEILPDVYRHTSSAHVYVVCDADSAVLINIGDGSVLDCLPTQVRHVQAVLLTHHHRDVAAGAARAVRAGIPVYILQGEGQSLLDPALYLSMADRRNNYDARPYHWVVPDAAVTQPLREYRTYRFGRLRFTVWPTPGPTPAAATFLLNWRRHTLAFTGDLLYAPGQVSRLASTQWTYHGGEGLAGTILSLLDLAELQPTQVLPAHGEPMPCAALQLTAAALWPLLQLRRHNTRLLELRGEPYAELRPWLLMNRTSLACAYVLRAQNGRALLIDFGYDFSFGQASSTDRASRRPWLYTLPTLLRRYGIQGIDAVIPTHYHDDHVAGISLLQENYGAQLWAPENLVDVLARPGAYRLPCLWFDSITAQRTLALGEPFEWNEFRITPHELTGHARYACGLLVEAYGEVVLFGGDQYADADGLGLNYTYPNLFRETDYTRSAELYARLQPNLILSGHAQPVVPDAAYFEKLRVRGEQLQALHAQLQPHIARMLLRAEPINGVSGQLVVLTIENPTDTPFTGTLHVSGAATAPACLSVAAPAGGCQTVDFHPSGPSGARIHFELRGPAGEPCLFAHATIRHATCGDLNGDQYAS, translated from the coding sequence ATGAACGAGATCCTGCCGGACGTGTATCGCCACACCAGTTCCGCGCACGTGTACGTCGTGTGCGACGCTGACAGCGCGGTGCTGATCAACATCGGCGACGGGTCCGTCCTGGACTGCCTGCCGACGCAGGTCCGGCACGTGCAGGCGGTGCTGCTGACGCACCACCACCGTGACGTGGCTGCGGGGGCCGCCCGCGCGGTGCGCGCCGGCATTCCGGTCTACATTCTCCAGGGCGAGGGCCAGAGCCTTCTGGACCCAGCGCTTTACCTGTCGATGGCGGACCGGCGCAACAACTATGACGCTCGTCCGTACCACTGGGTGGTGCCGGACGCGGCCGTGACCCAGCCGCTGCGCGAATACCGCACCTACCGGTTCGGACGTCTGCGCTTCACGGTATGGCCCACGCCAGGACCGACGCCCGCCGCCGCCACGTTCCTGCTCAACTGGCGCCGCCACACCCTGGCCTTCACCGGAGACCTGCTGTACGCGCCAGGTCAGGTCAGCCGCCTGGCCTCGACCCAGTGGACCTACCACGGTGGTGAGGGCCTCGCCGGCACCATCCTGTCGCTGCTGGATCTGGCGGAACTGCAGCCCACCCAGGTCCTCCCGGCACACGGTGAGCCGATGCCGTGCGCCGCGCTGCAGCTGACTGCTGCAGCCCTCTGGCCGCTGCTGCAACTGCGCCGCCACAACACCCGGCTGCTGGAGCTGCGCGGCGAGCCGTACGCCGAGCTGCGGCCGTGGCTGTTGATGAACCGCACCAGCCTCGCGTGCGCCTACGTGCTGCGGGCCCAGAACGGCCGGGCGCTGCTGATCGACTTTGGCTATGACTTCAGCTTCGGTCAGGCCAGCAGTACCGACCGCGCCTCGCGCCGGCCCTGGCTGTATACCCTGCCCACCCTGTTGCGGCGCTACGGAATCCAGGGAATCGACGCGGTGATCCCCACCCACTATCACGACGATCATGTGGCGGGGATTTCGCTGCTTCAGGAGAATTACGGCGCGCAGCTCTGGGCGCCAGAGAACCTCGTGGACGTGCTGGCCCGCCCAGGCGCCTACCGTCTGCCGTGCCTGTGGTTCGATTCGATAACCGCCCAGCGCACCCTGGCGCTCGGAGAGCCGTTCGAGTGGAACGAATTCCGCATCACACCCCACGAGCTCACGGGCCACGCCCGGTACGCCTGCGGCCTGCTGGTCGAAGCGTACGGCGAGGTGGTGCTGTTCGGAGGTGACCAGTACGCGGATGCCGACGGCCTGGGCCTGAATTACACCTACCCCAACCTGTTCCGCGAGACCGACTACACCCGGAGCGCCGAATTGTACGCGCGGCTGCAGCCGAACCTGATTCTGAGTGGTCACGCCCAGCCGGTCGTACCGGACGCGGCCTACTTCGAGAAACTGCGCGTACGGGGCGAGCAACTGCAGGCGCTGCATGCCCAGCTTCAACCCCACATCGCCCGGATGCTCCTGCGGGCGGAGCCCATCAACGGCGTGAGCGGCCAGCTGGTCGTCCTCACCATAGAGAACCCCACTGACACCCCCTTCACCGGAACGCTGCATGTCTCCGGCGCGGCCACAGCGCCTGCCTGCCTGTCCGTGGCAGCGCCAGCGGGTGGCTGCCAGACCGTCGACTTCCACCCGAGCGGCCCCTCAGGCGCGCGGATTCATTTTGAACTGCGCGGGCCGGCCGGTGAGCCGTGCCTGTTTGCTCACGCCACCATCCGGCACGCCACCTGCGGCGATCTTAATGGAGATCAATATGCATCCTGA
- a CDS encoding glycoside hydrolase family 2 protein translates to MPDEVVSPPDHLPCALTAQDLGGRWQLAGSVSEAWRFHRWHAELAQPVGAFARTAWIDACVPGSVHDDLLRAGLIRDPNFGLASLDAEWVSARQWVYRRTFRIELAPAARLHLCFEGVDYSAEVYLNGECLGTLAGTHTPARFNVSWLDRASEHLLVVVLQEPPAEAGQLGRTSRTKTLKPRAGYWWDFGARLVHVGLWRGVSLQADAGAAVLDVNPRVVLSDDLQRARVEVDLEHDGDLALPVTAELFHPDGRRERVTGSASSLAFSLEGPDLWWPAALGAQPLYMVRAWVTGSTPVKRRFGVRQVALVHNQASHQRGARPYTLAINHQPLYVRGFNMVPSDLIPGRAGVAERERTLVRYALAAHANLLRYNGVGPLASQAVLDACDECGLLVWQEMPLTSSGTDNVPPRSPAFLENLERDLPPLVRALRHHPSVVLLSAGNELTDAQRRPVTDADPTVARMAALIRLHDGTRPFLPSSPSGPEYDLSMPIAQERPHDLHDVHGPWHYRGVQDSYLPYTHNRALAHSEFGCQAASRESTLRRYLTDGPVWPMDDRNPQVVHHGEWWLMAHRIEEVFGPVEDLGHYVRLTQAAQADVLRHALGWNRARRGECSLALVWQLNEPWPNAHNTSVIDYDLKPKFAYYRCREANAPVALHLGLPAPVGDGSLCACPQVLADTAGSGRLTLSLYSVTGMTLLTLSRPVSWPAPGQPVSLPLSDTPGLLRAQLHGEDGTLLARTEQWIARAGAAPFAPIARLTQTTLSVEPSLTGVLIRNVGTYVAPWISVEAPAGVGEHLSDNGFALLPGEELGLRVSLDPPGGPANLTVQAINTAPVTLAWGPV, encoded by the coding sequence ATGCCTGATGAAGTGGTGAGCCCACCAGACCACCTGCCCTGCGCCCTGACCGCTCAGGACCTGGGTGGCCGGTGGCAGCTGGCGGGGTCGGTCAGCGAGGCGTGGCGCTTTCACCGCTGGCATGCTGAACTCGCTCAGCCGGTGGGCGCGTTCGCCCGCACGGCCTGGATTGACGCCTGCGTTCCGGGGAGTGTGCACGACGACCTGCTGCGCGCCGGGTTGATCCGCGACCCCAACTTTGGTCTGGCCAGTCTGGACGCTGAGTGGGTCAGCGCCCGCCAGTGGGTGTACCGACGAACCTTCCGGATTGAGCTGGCCCCCGCCGCCCGGCTGCACCTGTGTTTTGAAGGCGTAGACTACAGCGCCGAGGTGTACCTGAACGGCGAATGCCTGGGGACGTTGGCGGGTACACACACGCCCGCGCGCTTCAATGTGAGCTGGCTGGACCGTGCCTCTGAACACCTGCTGGTGGTGGTCTTGCAGGAGCCTCCTGCCGAGGCCGGTCAGCTGGGCCGAACCAGTCGGACGAAGACCCTCAAGCCCCGCGCCGGGTACTGGTGGGATTTCGGGGCGCGCCTGGTGCACGTGGGGTTGTGGCGCGGCGTCAGTCTGCAGGCCGATGCGGGCGCCGCTGTGCTCGACGTCAACCCGCGCGTTGTCCTCAGCGATGACTTGCAGCGTGCCCGGGTGGAGGTGGATCTGGAGCATGACGGGGACCTGGCCCTTCCGGTGACGGCTGAACTGTTCCACCCGGACGGACGCCGGGAGCGGGTGACCGGTTCGGCATCGTCGCTGGCATTTTCCCTGGAGGGGCCTGACCTGTGGTGGCCGGCGGCCCTCGGGGCGCAGCCGCTGTATATGGTTCGCGCCTGGGTGACAGGCAGCACACCGGTGAAGCGGCGGTTCGGGGTGCGGCAGGTGGCCCTGGTGCACAACCAAGCGTCGCATCAGCGCGGCGCCCGCCCGTACACTCTGGCAATCAACCATCAGCCGCTGTATGTCCGTGGCTTCAACATGGTCCCCAGTGATCTGATTCCAGGCCGGGCCGGAGTCGCTGAACGTGAACGGACCCTGGTCAGGTACGCGCTCGCAGCCCATGCCAACCTGCTGCGCTACAACGGCGTCGGTCCGCTGGCGTCCCAGGCTGTTCTGGACGCGTGCGATGAATGTGGGTTGCTGGTGTGGCAGGAAATGCCGCTGACGTCCAGTGGGACCGACAATGTTCCTCCACGGAGTCCGGCTTTTCTGGAGAACCTCGAGCGCGACCTGCCGCCCCTGGTGCGGGCGCTGCGCCACCATCCCAGTGTCGTGCTGTTGAGCGCCGGTAACGAGCTGACCGACGCTCAGCGCCGGCCCGTAACCGATGCGGACCCGACGGTGGCGCGAATGGCAGCCCTCATCCGCCTGCACGACGGCACGCGGCCTTTCCTGCCGTCCTCACCCAGTGGCCCGGAGTACGACCTGAGCATGCCTATCGCCCAGGAACGGCCACACGACCTGCATGACGTGCATGGCCCGTGGCATTACCGGGGCGTGCAGGACAGTTACCTGCCGTATACCCATAACCGCGCGCTCGCCCACAGCGAGTTCGGCTGTCAGGCGGCCTCGCGCGAGTCCACCCTGCGCCGTTATCTGACCGACGGGCCGGTCTGGCCGATGGATGACCGCAACCCTCAAGTGGTGCACCACGGTGAATGGTGGCTGATGGCCCACCGCATTGAGGAGGTCTTTGGCCCGGTCGAGGACCTTGGTCATTACGTCCGGCTCACTCAGGCGGCCCAGGCGGACGTGCTGCGTCATGCCCTGGGCTGGAACCGCGCCCGGCGAGGGGAATGCAGCCTCGCTCTGGTGTGGCAGCTCAACGAGCCCTGGCCGAATGCCCACAACACCAGCGTCATCGATTACGACCTGAAGCCCAAGTTCGCGTATTACCGTTGCCGGGAGGCAAACGCGCCGGTGGCCCTGCATCTAGGCCTCCCGGCTCCCGTCGGGGATGGAAGCCTGTGTGCCTGTCCTCAGGTGCTGGCCGACACTGCCGGGAGTGGTCGACTGACCCTCTCGCTGTATAGCGTTACGGGCATGACCCTGCTCACGCTGAGCCGCCCCGTCTCCTGGCCCGCTCCTGGCCAGCCGGTCTCCCTGCCCCTCTCCGACACACCGGGCCTGCTCCGTGCGCAGCTGCACGGCGAGGACGGAACCTTGCTGGCCCGCACGGAGCAGTGGATCGCACGCGCCGGTGCCGCGCCCTTCGCGCCCATCGCCCGGCTGACCCAGACCACGCTGAGTGTCGAGCCGAGCCTGACCGGAGTGCTGATCCGGAATGTCGGCACGTATGTCGCGCCCTGGATCAGCGTCGAGGCCCCTGCTGGCGTCGGCGAACACCTGAGTGACAACGGCTTTGCGCTGCTTCCCGGGGAGGAGCTCGGGCTGCGCGTGTCGCTGGATCCGCCCGGCGGCCCGGCGAACCTGACAGTGCAGGCCATCAATACCGCTCCCGTCACGCTGGCATGGGGACCCGTGTGA
- a CDS encoding class II fructose-bisphosphate aldolase: MKLPHALTLAEMLPEAQRDRYAVAAFSARYRACVRPVLQAAIDLRSPVIIEISQRELGWFGLTPLDFRTAVEQAARDLASNVPLCLHLDHSWDDHVIKAAIEAGFSSVMIDASAQPFEDNVRQTRQIVTYAHERGVSVEAELGKLTTTDRLETEGDEALYTVPEEALEFVERTGCDVLAVSIGTAHGVYPVKNPKIDFDRLAAIRQLLPQTLLVLHGGSGLPAETVHRAIELPGGGISKMNIATDLENALLQAMGGLKRMTSAELDAQESALLARGLEAVNAEARDKIEHFVRSAGRAGTFRAHA; encoded by the coding sequence ATGAAACTGCCCCACGCCCTGACCCTGGCCGAGATGTTGCCAGAGGCCCAGCGTGACCGGTACGCGGTCGCGGCCTTCAGTGCCCGCTACCGGGCCTGCGTCCGCCCAGTCCTGCAGGCGGCGATCGACCTGCGCAGCCCGGTCATCATCGAAATCAGCCAGCGTGAACTCGGCTGGTTCGGCCTGACGCCACTCGACTTCAGGACCGCCGTGGAACAAGCCGCCCGCGATCTTGCCTCGAACGTGCCGCTGTGCTTGCATCTGGACCACAGCTGGGACGACCATGTGATCAAAGCCGCGATCGAGGCCGGTTTCAGCAGCGTGATGATCGACGCGAGTGCCCAGCCATTCGAAGACAATGTCCGCCAGACCCGCCAGATCGTGACGTATGCCCACGAGCGCGGCGTCAGCGTGGAAGCTGAACTTGGGAAGCTCACCACCACTGACCGGCTGGAAACCGAAGGCGACGAGGCCCTCTACACCGTTCCGGAAGAAGCGCTCGAATTCGTGGAGCGCACCGGGTGCGACGTCCTGGCCGTCTCCATCGGTACTGCGCACGGTGTCTACCCGGTCAAGAACCCCAAAATCGATTTTGACCGTCTCGCCGCGATCCGGCAACTGTTGCCCCAGACACTGCTGGTCTTGCACGGCGGCAGCGGTCTACCTGCCGAAACGGTCCACCGCGCCATCGAACTGCCGGGCGGCGGGATCAGCAAGATGAACATCGCCACCGACCTCGAGAATGCGCTGCTCCAGGCCATGGGTGGCCTGAAGCGCATGACCAGCGCCGAACTCGACGCCCAGGAGTCTGCCCTGCTCGCCCGGGGCCTGGAGGCGGTGAATGCTGAGGCGCGCGACAAGATCGAGCACTTCGTGCGTTCCGCCGGCCGCGCCGGAACGTTTAGGGCCCATGCCTGA
- a CDS encoding aspartate/glutamate racemase family protein: protein MKTLALIHTTPVTVTTMKTLATEQAPGVRVIHLLDDSLLPDVIRAGHLTPEVTGRLRSYAGAAVSAGADAVMCCCSSVGDAVDALRAELPVPFLRIDGPMAEQAVRLGERVGVIATVASTLEPTARLIERAAELAGRPVEVERVLVDGAYDALMGGQPEQHDALVTGALQGLTGRVDVVVLAQASMARLIPSLPHTLTPILSSPESGLAHALEALQ, encoded by the coding sequence ATGAAAACCCTCGCCCTGATTCACACCACACCCGTGACCGTCACGACCATGAAAACCCTGGCGACTGAGCAGGCGCCGGGCGTGCGCGTCATTCACCTGCTCGACGACAGCCTGCTGCCCGACGTGATCCGCGCCGGACACCTGACTCCAGAAGTCACCGGCCGGCTGCGCAGCTATGCCGGCGCCGCCGTGAGTGCCGGCGCAGACGCCGTGATGTGCTGTTGCTCGTCGGTGGGCGACGCCGTCGACGCGCTGCGGGCCGAGCTGCCCGTGCCGTTCCTGCGGATCGACGGACCGATGGCCGAACAGGCCGTCCGCCTGGGGGAGAGGGTGGGGGTCATCGCCACCGTCGCGTCCACCCTGGAGCCCACGGCCCGCCTGATCGAACGTGCCGCCGAGCTGGCAGGCCGCCCCGTGGAAGTGGAGCGCGTCCTGGTGGACGGCGCCTATGACGCTCTCATGGGAGGCCAGCCCGAGCAGCATGACGCGCTGGTGACCGGCGCCCTACAGGGCCTGACCGGACGGGTGGACGTGGTGGTGCTGGCCCAGGCCAGCATGGCGCGCCTGATTCCCAGTCTTCCGCACACCCTGACCCCCATCCTGAGCAGTCCGGAGAGCGGCCTTGCGCACGCCTTGGAGGCGCTGCAATGA
- a CDS encoding alpha-mannosidase produces the protein MTSAPPPLTVHMYHHTHWDREWWSTRERFRFRLVHTIDAILDALAADPELSSFVLDGQTLVLTDYLQVRPGRRDELARLIQSGRLFVGPWHILPDEFLVSGEATVRNLWLGERTARALGVEVSRVGYLPDQFGHIAQMPQLLAGFEIDSAIVWRGFGGPPVGGQAGEAEVGLDSYLYPRARDARFPAAMQNEFWWEAPDGTRILGVFLPLEYYRSHYKVNPDDLAFTEDQTTGRAQRTSRYLRSYAATDVVLEPMGGDHLPVDPRLPQLLDGINRALGPEGVHYRISSLDAFVRDVRAQQERIQVVWHGEGRAFGRKAHLLPGVLSARLYLKQRNTQAQTALERYAEPLQAIHWLLGERYEHEYLWTAWERLIENHPHDSICGCSIDQVHREMMVRFDEAQQMADLLAEDAHGSIAARVDPAFGQGGSVVTVFNPLNWTRTDEVRVLMNAFLELSPDTWMLLDHDGQECPFQVRTVFSEVEKAEPFAWLGVARGRPHDANEFTEVSFVAQDVAGLGYRAYALRRREVPVTSGRVRRYQVLGDVALDKGALAVSDLAVGPGVLENQYLRVTVDPNNGSLNLLDKVTGEQYSGLNSFDDGGDNGDTYNYAWPLGDQRFTTDRVQTHLSWVEVGPARATLRVTWPWALPQGLSEDRQSRSTTPVPLLLHSDVTLLSGVRRVDIRTHFDNTARDHRLRARFPLGAPVTLSSAETQYGVVDRPVALPDDQRGSSEPAVHEHPQMTFASLSHGSRGLTVLNRGLPEFSASADGVLSLTVLRAVGWLSREDLLTRVGGAGPTTATPEAQMLGPVTAEYSVYPHAGTWAQADAWRAAHDFNAPLHAAVQTSQIVPLRNRHRDPLGTLPPSGQFVNVDGRVLVTAIKRAEDREALIVRFVNQTPEPQPVTVTLAAGIISAQHVNLRERPLDSLDLSGGAVHLTARPWEIVTLALDVPREAL, from the coding sequence ATGACCAGCGCCCCGCCTCCCCTCACGGTGCACATGTACCACCACACCCACTGGGACCGGGAGTGGTGGAGTACCCGCGAACGCTTCCGGTTTCGTCTGGTCCACACCATCGACGCGATTCTCGATGCGCTGGCCGCTGACCCGGAGCTGAGTTCATTTGTGCTCGACGGACAGACGCTGGTCCTCACCGACTACCTGCAGGTGCGTCCCGGACGGCGCGACGAACTGGCGCGCCTCATCCAGAGTGGCCGCCTGTTCGTGGGCCCCTGGCACATCCTGCCGGACGAATTCCTGGTCAGCGGCGAGGCCACCGTGCGTAACCTGTGGCTCGGCGAACGCACGGCCCGGGCCCTGGGGGTGGAGGTCAGCCGCGTCGGCTACTTGCCTGACCAGTTCGGACACATCGCGCAGATGCCCCAGCTGCTGGCCGGCTTCGAGATCGACAGCGCCATCGTCTGGCGCGGCTTCGGGGGGCCGCCGGTGGGAGGGCAGGCAGGCGAGGCCGAGGTGGGGCTGGACTCGTACCTATACCCGCGCGCCCGCGACGCACGCTTCCCGGCAGCGATGCAAAACGAATTCTGGTGGGAAGCGCCGGACGGAACCCGCATCCTGGGCGTGTTTTTGCCGCTGGAATACTACCGCAGCCACTACAAGGTCAATCCTGACGACCTGGCCTTTACCGAAGACCAGACCACCGGGCGGGCCCAGCGCACCAGCCGTTACCTGCGCAGCTACGCGGCGACCGATGTGGTGCTCGAGCCAATGGGCGGCGATCACCTGCCGGTGGACCCCAGGCTGCCGCAACTGCTCGACGGGATCAACCGGGCGCTGGGCCCCGAGGGCGTCCACTACCGCATCAGCTCTCTGGACGCCTTCGTGCGCGATGTGCGGGCGCAGCAGGAACGCATTCAGGTGGTCTGGCACGGCGAGGGCCGGGCCTTCGGGCGCAAGGCGCACCTGCTGCCTGGCGTGCTCAGCGCGCGCCTGTACCTCAAGCAGCGCAACACGCAGGCGCAGACGGCGCTCGAACGTTACGCCGAACCGCTCCAGGCGATTCACTGGCTGCTGGGCGAGCGCTACGAGCACGAGTATCTGTGGACCGCGTGGGAGCGCCTGATCGAGAACCACCCACACGACAGCATCTGCGGCTGTTCGATCGACCAGGTCCACCGCGAGATGATGGTGCGCTTCGACGAAGCCCAGCAGATGGCCGATCTGCTGGCCGAAGACGCCCACGGCTCTATCGCCGCCCGGGTCGACCCCGCTTTTGGGCAGGGAGGCAGCGTCGTAACGGTCTTCAATCCGCTCAACTGGACCCGCACCGATGAGGTCCGGGTGTTGATGAACGCTTTTCTTGAACTCAGCCCCGACACGTGGATGCTGCTCGACCATGACGGCCAGGAGTGCCCCTTCCAGGTCCGGACCGTGTTCAGCGAGGTGGAGAAGGCTGAACCGTTCGCGTGGCTGGGCGTAGCGCGGGGGCGGCCGCACGATGCCAACGAATTTACCGAAGTGAGTTTTGTGGCTCAGGACGTGGCCGGCCTGGGCTACCGCGCCTACGCCCTGCGCCGCCGTGAGGTGCCGGTCACGTCTGGCCGGGTCCGACGCTATCAGGTGCTGGGCGACGTGGCCCTGGACAAGGGGGCGCTGGCGGTCAGCGACCTAGCGGTTGGGCCTGGCGTTCTGGAAAACCAATACCTGCGCGTGACTGTCGATCCGAACAACGGCAGCCTGAATCTGCTCGACAAGGTCACGGGTGAGCAGTACAGCGGGTTGAACAGCTTTGATGACGGTGGGGACAACGGCGACACCTACAATTACGCCTGGCCACTGGGCGATCAGCGCTTCACCACCGACCGGGTGCAGACGCATCTGTCCTGGGTAGAGGTCGGTCCGGCCCGCGCCACGCTGCGGGTGACCTGGCCTTGGGCCCTGCCTCAGGGCCTGAGTGAGGACCGCCAGAGCCGCAGCACCACGCCGGTGCCGCTCCTGCTGCACAGCGACGTGACCCTGCTGTCCGGGGTCCGGCGGGTGGACATCCGCACCCATTTTGACAACACGGCGCGCGATCACCGCCTGCGGGCCCGTTTCCCGCTGGGCGCCCCGGTCACGCTGTCGAGCGCGGAGACGCAATACGGCGTTGTGGACCGCCCGGTGGCGTTGCCCGATGACCAGCGCGGCAGCAGCGAGCCGGCCGTCCATGAGCACCCACAAATGACGTTTGCCAGCCTGAGCCACGGTTCGCGCGGTCTGACGGTTTTAAACCGCGGCCTGCCGGAATTCAGCGCGTCCGCAGACGGGGTCCTGTCCCTGACCGTGCTGCGCGCGGTGGGCTGGCTTTCACGCGAGGATCTCCTGACCCGGGTGGGCGGCGCCGGACCCACCACCGCGACCCCGGAAGCGCAGATGCTGGGGCCGGTCACCGCCGAGTACAGCGTTTATCCGCACGCCGGAACCTGGGCGCAGGCCGACGCCTGGCGGGCGGCACACGATTTCAACGCGCCGCTGCACGCTGCCGTGCAGACCAGCCAGATTGTGCCGCTGCGCAACCGCCACCGTGACCCCCTGGGTACCCTGCCCCCCAGCGGACAGTTTGTGAATGTGGACGGCCGCGTGCTGGTCACGGCCATCAAACGCGCCGAGGACCGAGAAGCCCTGATCGTCCGCTTTGTCAACCAGACTCCCGAACCGCAGCCGGTCACCGTCACCCTCGCTGCCGGCATCATCAGCGCCCAGCACGTCAATCTGCGTGAACGCCCGCTGGACTCCCTGGATCTGAGCGGCGGCGCGGTTCACCTCACGGCCCGTCCCTGGGAAATCGTGACCCTCGCTCTGGATGTGCCCCGGGAGGCGCTATGA